A window of the Agrococcus jejuensis genome harbors these coding sequences:
- a CDS encoding PspA/IM30 family protein: MSKQSIFGRIAQLTRANINALLDQAEDPAKMLDQLVRDYTNSIAEAEQAIAQTIGNLRMQEQDYQEDVRASQDWGRKALAASQKADDLRQQGSPDADKFDNLAKVALSKQMQSESEARSAEPSIRQQTEVVDKLKSGLDTMKQKLDELKSKRSELIARQKTAQAQAQVHDAITSIDIMDPTSEIGRFEEKIRREEAKVLGQQELAASSLDAQFEALENHDRDIEIEARLAELKAGRQQAVTSGQQQSAVTDGTVDAEVVDR; the protein is encoded by the coding sequence ATGTCCAAGCAGTCCATCTTCGGTCGCATCGCCCAGCTCACCCGCGCGAACATCAACGCGCTCCTCGACCAGGCCGAGGACCCCGCGAAGATGCTCGACCAGCTCGTGCGCGACTACACGAACTCCATCGCCGAGGCCGAGCAGGCCATCGCACAGACCATCGGCAACCTGCGCATGCAGGAGCAGGACTACCAGGAGGACGTGCGCGCCTCGCAGGACTGGGGTCGCAAGGCGCTCGCCGCGAGCCAGAAGGCCGACGACCTGCGCCAGCAGGGCTCGCCCGACGCCGACAAGTTCGACAACCTCGCCAAGGTGGCGCTGTCGAAGCAGATGCAGTCGGAGTCGGAGGCGCGCTCGGCCGAGCCGTCGATCCGCCAGCAGACCGAGGTCGTCGACAAGCTGAAGAGCGGCCTCGACACCATGAAGCAGAAGCTCGACGAGCTGAAGTCGAAGCGCTCCGAGCTCATCGCCCGTCAGAAGACCGCGCAGGCGCAGGCGCAGGTGCACGACGCGATCACGTCGATCGACATCATGGACCCGACGAGCGAGATCGGCCGCTTCGAGGAGAAGATCCGCCGCGAGGAGGCGAAGGTGCTCGGCCAGCAGGAGCTCGCCGCCTCGAGCCTCGACGCGCAGTTCGAGGCGCTCGAGAACCACGACCGCGACATCGAGATCGAGGCGCGCCTCGCCGAGCTGAAGGCCGGTCGCCAGCAGGCCGTCACGTCGGGCCAGCAGCAGTCGGCCGTGACCGACGGCACGGTCGACGCGGAGGTCGTCGACCGCTGA
- a CDS encoding glycosyltransferase gives MRIAMVSMHTSPADRPGSGDAGGMNVYVLETAKALAARGHRVDLFTRAAGTRWTKRLTAGVTLFALETGGGAVRKHDLPNLADEFGEQLQRVAVDADEPYDVIHAHYWLSGLAALPVSLALGVPLVQTFHTLAVQKTAGGAVEPERRRLTERYLGLEADAVVAVSNAEADTLIDGLHVDASRIWLVRPGVDVEAFTPPGFDVRDDVRSRLGVRDHEALVVVAGRVQSTKGQDLAVRMLEHLDDAVLAIAGEAPPGDESFVDELVAIAVELGVEDRVRRIGSLDRPDLARLLGAASLVVVPSRAETFGIVALEAAACGTPVVAADVGGLPESVAHGSTGVLVEGRDPAAWAAACRRLIDDPVALSELSASARIEVERRTWQASAERLDEVYRALGAD, from the coding sequence ATGCGGATCGCGATGGTGTCGATGCACACGTCGCCCGCAGACCGGCCGGGGTCGGGTGACGCCGGTGGCATGAACGTGTACGTGCTCGAGACGGCGAAGGCGCTCGCGGCTCGCGGGCATCGCGTCGACCTGTTCACACGCGCGGCCGGCACGCGGTGGACGAAGCGGCTCACGGCCGGCGTCACGCTGTTCGCGCTCGAGACCGGCGGGGGCGCGGTGCGCAAGCACGACCTGCCGAACCTCGCCGACGAGTTCGGCGAGCAGCTGCAGCGCGTCGCGGTCGACGCCGACGAGCCGTACGACGTCATCCACGCCCACTACTGGCTCTCGGGCCTCGCGGCGCTGCCCGTGAGCCTCGCGCTGGGCGTGCCGCTCGTGCAGACGTTCCACACGCTCGCGGTGCAGAAGACGGCCGGAGGCGCTGTGGAGCCCGAGCGTCGTCGCCTCACCGAGCGCTACCTCGGGCTCGAGGCGGATGCGGTCGTCGCGGTGTCGAACGCCGAGGCCGACACGCTCATCGACGGCCTGCACGTCGACGCGTCGCGCATCTGGCTCGTGCGGCCCGGCGTCGACGTCGAGGCGTTCACGCCGCCCGGGTTCGACGTGCGCGACGACGTGCGCTCGCGGCTCGGCGTGCGCGACCACGAGGCGCTCGTCGTCGTCGCGGGTCGCGTGCAGTCGACGAAGGGGCAGGACCTCGCGGTGCGAATGCTCGAGCACCTCGACGACGCCGTGCTCGCGATCGCGGGCGAGGCGCCGCCGGGCGACGAGTCGTTCGTCGACGAGCTCGTGGCGATCGCGGTCGAGCTGGGCGTCGAGGATCGCGTGCGCCGCATCGGCTCGCTCGATCGCCCCGACCTCGCGCGCCTGCTCGGGGCCGCGAGCCTCGTGGTCGTGCCGAGCCGAGCCGAGACGTTCGGCATCGTCGCGCTCGAGGCCGCCGCGTGCGGCACGCCCGTCGTCGCCGCCGACGTCGGCGGGCTGCCCGAGTCGGTCGCGCACGGGTCGACGGGCGTGCTCGTCGAGGGGCGCGACCCGGCGGCGTGGGCGGCGGCGTGCCGGCGGCTCATCGACGACCCCGTCGCGCTGTCGGAGCTGTCGGCGTCCGCGCGCATCGAGGTCGAGCGCAGGACGTGGCAGGCGTCGGCGGAGCGGCTCGACGAGGTCTACCGGGCGCTGGGCGCCGACTGA